gtaacttagtcattttcgcctcaagacaagtttcacatttgttttgagtttcacattttttttgagtttctacttcattttcctttagtaaatctaaacttaATAATCTTTAATGACATttggatttacatgtcccaatctattgtccacaagttagaacactcagtcaagtaagaagaagtagatgcgttcttattattagccaacggcttagggacatggcgtgtagctacactaagcttgaaaagtctgTCGGTTACAaaccttttccgagtgactttccaaacttgtacaaagaaAACTATCAGATTCGAATACAAGTTAAaccccttattcactagtattgatcctgacactaggttcttgcggatgtctgggacgtgcagcacatccttcaaagtgatggtgacgcgggacgtcatcatgagaatcacgtccccaatgccgaggacttgagacgaggcttgattcctcatattgattttcctcccttcaacagcggtGTAGGAGGCGAACTTGCTCTTATCGGCACAGACTTGggcagtagctccagtgtcgatgtaccagccacatTTGTTATCAACGAGGTTGACTTCTTCCGTGACCACAACAACAAGGtcactttcatcccagtccttgaactctttTTCAACAACGTGGGCAACTGGTTTCTTCTTCGGCTTGCAGCAGTCCTTGGAAAAGTGGCCAGGTTTGCCACAGTTGTAGCAGTTGCCTTCAACCTTCCTCGCAGGCTGCTTCCTCTTGCATTTGTCCTTTGCAGCTGGACGtgagcgtttgttggagggaccgttccgctccaacagattggcctttGCAACAGGTGGGCCATGGCCCTTAGCCAAATCATCATGTTTGCGCATGTCTGACTCGATGCGCAGCTTCACGATCAATTCTTCAAgattcatctcctttcgcttgttcttaaggtagctcttgaagtccttccagccAAGTGGAAGTTTTTCAATGACCGTGCCCGCCGTGAAAGCTTCAGGCAGGGCCATTCCCTCGGCGGCGAGGTCGTGGATGATCAGctggaactcttgcacttggtccatgatTGGTCGGGAATCggccattttgtagtccaagtacttggctattacaaatttcttagtGCCCGCATCATCACTACGATACTTCTTATCTAGCATTTCTCACACTTGTTTTGATGTGGGAATAGTACAATACACATTGTACatactatcatctaaagcacttaaaataaagtttttacaaagatagtctCATTTGCGCCAAGCACCATACTCGACGTACATCTTGACACGTGCCTCGTCCTCACTTGGCGGGGTTGGCTCGTTCTCCTTGAGGAAATTCACGACGCCCAACGTTGTTaagtagaacaacattttctgttgccacCTCTTGAAGTCCGCTCCCGTGAACTTTGATGGCTTCTCGGCGGGTGGCATCatccttggtgccattggtgTCCCATGAAAGGGACCAAGGCCGTTGCCCCCGTAGGAGCTAACAATTGGTTGGGACACAGTACCCCTCATAGTTGCGTGGAGCACAGAGGCCCCCGCATttgtgccgaccccgaaggatccagcacccgtgctgCCCCTGAAGGAGctagcacccgtgccgacccctgAGGGTGCAGCAACCGTGCTGCCCCCGAGGGAGCTAGCACTCATATTGACCCCGAAGGATCCAACACCCGTGCCATGCCCGAAGGCCCCGACACTCGACCCAAtgaaggatccaatggaaccacTGAAAGTGGAACCGACCAATCCACTCGAGGTGAATCCGGAGATAGTCCCAAAGGGGTTATCAAACACCCAAGAGGATGTTGAGGAAGAGGTTGAGAAGCCAGGAGTCGGAATCATCGTTATGTCCGACGACGTGTTGACAGGTGCAACGGGGAACATAGTGGATGGAACGGTGGCAACGGTGGTAGACgggtcagtcgacatctccaagcaaaggTGTTGATTAAGTTCAGTTGGTGTGTGTAAACTCCTTTAGTGGCAagaatatctcgtcttgcgattgttagaaaaTATGAGATACAAACTTATCGGGTGAAAAATTACGCGGAAAATAGaggaaaattacacggaaaataactgaacaaattacacggaaaacttgtggaaagtggtaagctgagtcgaggagtcctctttccgcaagacgagatacgccccggtagtgctctcggtttggcgtgtcgtccccaaagataaaatggcttcgtctctgaagtagcagcaccgctaccGACAGAGCTCCAACGAAcaggagtaaggcgggggcagagttTCGaggggaagattatgcagagatgGAGAGAACGTatatgcaagaatgcttgtgtatgttctgtagtgaatgcaatggatgcatgtcTATTTATATGCTAAGTCCACCCGcaggggcattgatggagtcaacagtcattatgtgtgccatggtggcttgactgtaaccgccgggggttattgaatggtgcactagccattgggagctgaagagacacgacggacctggacatgctacatgaggggatacaccatggaccgtcggggatcttttgtctcccgttatgtgTCGGGGTCCAGCAggaacatgacgtggaccaggacccgtcgaggatagcgtggagtttggggtggtctaaaaagaacaagcggggcttgaaccacgctcaacgaccagctccaaagaacagaccaaggcacaaggcacccggCGCCCGGCTCGCGGGCGGGCAGCTgtggcgcgcgcgtgtgggctttgTCACCCGTCTtgttccacgataattattacacataataattcatcttattaaatacttcatcaaagaagtttatcatccccgatgtgggataattaacacttaattaattaatcccttagttttttcCCATAActcattttacattttattgtgaccaactttaatatattatttctcactcaccgagaatcggatttgagaaaacgAATATACTACgatcatctactcggaacgtagatcatcgctattgcatttaattccacaaaattaaatatcttgtaacatttattattagtcaaaatcGTTTGACCAAGTATGATTCCAACAGAATTACGTCGATGTACTTATATAAGCTTATATAAGCTGTTGTTGATGATAGATGGAAAATCATTTTAGCTGAGTTCATTAATAAaactttgatttatttatttgatacGTCCAGTTAATTAACGTTAGTCATTTGGAATTTGTGAGCATGGGTGCAGGTTAATTCACTTAGTCATTTTAATGCATTACAATTTTGGATAAGTTAATATTTAAGCGCATTATATTCTTCTTAAGTATGAATTTTGATCAGTGCACATCATGATTGTAGTGATATTCAAAATGAAGTAGCGTACTTATTAAACATTTTGCTTTCTGGACATAATGATTATAGAAATGCAGAAAGATGAGTGACAACTCTTTCAGCATACATAATGTTGATAAACTGGTTAATGTCGATATAAATGAAGCAAAACTCATTTAGTCAAAATGATTCCTGTTGAATTAGTATTATCGGGAAGTCCTCATTAAGTAAAATATTTTTCGTTCAAATAGTAAATTGGAAGgttctaaaaaataataatctagATATAGATTATGTTGACAAGGGAACCCCATGATTGCAGTcgttaaaattaaaaatactaagatatgatcaaaataaaaacacatttaaatccagaaatgcagcctaAATCTTGACCCtgggattagatgatctaatgatcaataattaaccaaaaatacaGAAAgtcataattaaacaattttagatcatattataatatttgggtttaatgtcatgctaagatcattttaggtcatactaagcatgacctaaaaattaactaaccatgacctaaaagtgccctacgtatgatattgttatacgtttctgtatttaaatctaattttgcatagatcaaaaccctatatatatatatatatatatatatatatatatatatatatatatatatatatatatatatatatatagggtagtgatctatggcaaacacctcttaaccatataactagagaacaaatcatagccacaagatcaaaaaaatcaagggctagtattaattttagaatttaaggagatattagttccattaatcataaatttactctataataaaaatgcaggggtattatggtcaAAAGAACAGatcataatttataataaaaatgtgggGTGCTCGGTGGTGGAGCCGTGGACGGCGGTGGTGTGCGGGTTCGTGGCGGCGGTGATGCTGATTGGGTGCAACAGGCTGGCGGAGAAGGTGCCTTCGATCGGCTTGCCGTTGATTTTGATGAGGCCGCGGCCGCGCTTCCAGTGAGTCACCGCCACAGCGGTCTTCTTCCGGCCGAAACATTGAACTGACTCCTTTGCCACGGGTGCCGCCATGGTTTTCGCTTCGAGCTTCTGTCTTCGTCTCTCTCTCTAAGCGGCGAAGCTGACCCTTGATTGAAGGAACAAATAAACAAATGGAGAAATAGATTGTATGAAACTGGGCTGGGGAATTGTATAGGAGTATAAATTATGACTATATcaggaaaaaagaagaaagaataagataaggaattccatgattattttatttttatctgcATACTTTAACTTATAATAAACACAGTCGTGAATTTGTACCCATTAATAATTGAATGTTGATTATGATATTTTTGATTACTGTGTACTTAGTTTGATGCCTTTGGTGTGAAATTAATATGTTCTCTCACCAAAAATATCTACTCGGTTTGAAATTATAAATCGTAATTTAATctctaatttttatgttgtcTTAGCATAAAAATGATAATGGTGTTGTTGGGGTAGATGAAAAGCTGACAAGTAGAGCATAAGTTATCTTATCTATTTGTCctcgaaaaagaaaaattatcgTTCTTCACTTTCTTCTAGCTTGTTTTGCTAATTtaaaacaagagtgatgtgttttgtaaataaaagtgaagtaaaatcaaaataagagtgatgtgttttgtgaacaagagtgaagtaaaatcagaataagagtgatgtcttttgtaaacaagagtgaagtaaaatcagaataagagtgatgtgttttgtaaacaagagtgaagtaaaatcgtactaagagtgatgtgttttgtaaacaaaagtgaagtaaaatcagaataagagtgatgtgttttataaaaacaagagtgaagtaaaatcagaataagagtgacgtgttttgtaaacaagagtgaagtaaaatcacagtaaaagtgatgtgttttgtaaacaagagtgacgtaaaatcggaataagagtgatgcgttttgtaaacaagagtgacgtaaaatcacagtaagagtgatgcgttttgtaaacaagagtgaagtaaaatcagaataaaagtgatgtgttttgtaaacaaaagtgaattAAAATTGTATTCAACCTTTATTAAATTTGTACATATTTAATCTTAAATATCATAATGAGTAGTTTTAGTGAAATATCCTTATCAATGGAGAAAGAAGAAATAAGAGgtataaataacaaaattacaaatattcCTTATCCCAGCAAATTACAGGAgccaggaaaagaaaaggaagcaAAGCACCGAACGCAATTTGAAGAATCTGAAAAtaggagtaaaaaaaagaaGTTGAAAAACATCACCTGGCATTGGTGGAGGCAGTAAGGGGTTGAACCGGCCAAGAAATCCGGAATTGGGAGCGGCGAAATTAGCAGTAATATCCTCGAATCCATAATCGTAGAGCCAATTCGTGTTCACAGGCGAAACCATCTCGGAAAACAGAAGATCGAATTGAGGAAGGGAGAAGCGAAGGATTCTTCGAACCTCTTCGAACCATTCTCCACAGGATGGCGAGGACGGAGACGAAGAGGACGCCGAAGAAGGCGCAGAGCTTGACGAGGAAGTCGAACTTGTCGAGCTTCCAGATGTGAGCGGCGGCGGGGAGATCGACGAGGCCGGCGACGGCGGTGATGATGATGGCCCGAGCACGAGGTTAGGGGTGTAGTGGAAGAGCGGCATGAGGAAGAGGAGCGTGACCATCACCGTCACGGCCATGACGACATTGGAGAGGGCGGTTTTGCAGCCGGCGTTGTGGTTGACGGCGGATCTGGAGAAGGCGCTGGTGGTGAGACGATATTCATGatcctattttatattttcatattgtaatttccaaaaatacccttggcctattttatattattaaaataaataatatttgttgcattaagatgtgtggctgagatttgttctttagttatacacttaagattagttatatcttgatcactatcctatatatatatatatatatatatatctcccttatatatatatgcaattattaatattatccaCACTTATACAGTTGtacctaaaaataaaacttgCGCTTTCAATTATGTCACTATACGCATgtttaaaattgataaataatcTTTAGATGCATATTGCACTCACATGTTAAAAAAGAACTGAACATGATTAAGATTTATGTCGTTTAACCAAATAagaattaattcattttagttAAGCAAAGAAGGAGGTTTTAAGTTaaattacatttaaatatgtatatgtattatGTACAGCTGTTATCCTATTTTGTGTTTGCACATATTTGAAATGATCCCAAATTCTTGAAAGTTGTTGCAAACAATCAACATTGTTAGATCACACGACCAAGATTTTCATTTGGTGTTAAGTGTATCATTGTTGGACCAACAGCAATAAAAGCCCAAAGGAAAAAGAGTTTTCAAAGAATGTTTAATCAATTACTACTATGCATGATGGTAACTCATTCactaattataaatttaaacatTTAAATTGAGTTAAGATTCCACTTCAACCTTTTAAGTCAAGTAAATAACATGAATTTTGTGTAGTGATGGTCATCTTTCCAAATCGCTTTCACGAATTTGTATAGGAAAATGATTTACCTAATTAAGCATCAAATACGAGGCAAACACACAGATGTAACACACATACCCTCACATTTGTcatactatatatatagagagattaGATTACACATCATTTATGGGCACCACACTTGAGCAACAAAAACGTAAAAATTCTCCTCAGTATATCTATTTTCCACTTGATTTCTCAAAAAATTATGATTAGCAATGTTGATATAACTCATTCAGCTCcttaaaatgagtataaaagaGATGGTTATCTCCACACGTAAAACTGAAATCAACTTACCTTTTggaataatcaaatttataaatcCACTGACTATTACCAACTTGGTGTGAGATGGATGATAGAAATCtcaacaataatttaaaatcaaAGTATCATTTATTCTCTAACTTCGACTATaggaataaaattaataaatcaaaatattaatttgtaTATAAATTATTGCAATCATAATCTCTAaaataaaagaggaaaaaaatgaTGATATGGACAGCACGTCATCAATACGCACAATAGATGTACGTAAACAGTGAAACATTACTCATCGATgcatacattaattaattgtataaATATGAAGGGAAGTCCATGCTGATCAATTCGAAATAAACCAATtatcaatataattataatattgtgAGAAACTAATAAGTATGTAAGAAAAGCGTCTTTTTGGTGTTAGTTAGTAGGTTGGTGACAGTTTAAATCCGTGAATATGGCAAGGGAGAGACCATATCCATTCAAAACCAattccaaaaatcaaaattattttccTACAATACTGTTACTATTTTCTgtgttttttataaatatttcccCCCAAGTTTCTGCACGTGAAATCCCAATAATTTCTCATGCAAAAGTGGGGTCGTCAGCCAACTCCTCCTTTTGTTGTCATGCCAAACTCCAACTCCTAAGAATCTCTTCTCCCTCTAAACCATTTCTTTCTCCCCACTTCCTTTTCCCTCTCCACATTTTCACCCTTCTCTTATCTCTACTAGGGAAGTAAACAATGGTGCTTCTCCTCATTCTTGTTGCCTTCAGTTGCTTCAATGGGGTCTTCAGTCTCGGTCGGAAGGAGCTTCTCTCGCTCAAACGCCTCACAACGACGCCTGCCCCTGCCCGATTCTCGCATACACCAAGTGAGTATTAACTGTATATATGCAACAAAACATGCCTGCATGACTCTGCATCTTATCTTTTGTTTAGGAATCTGCCTCAGTTAAGGTAGTTGAAGATATAAGGTATCTACTATTTTTATCCTTTCCTTTCTTTACAATAGTactatatgtgtgtgtgtgtgtatgtgtgtgtgtgatttcAAGAATTAAAGTAATAGGCTTCAAAATATAGACTAAAACTAAGGTTAAATTCTCTTCTGTAATGAACAGAGGATGGTGCGACCATACTAGAAATGAAGCACATCAAACACATCCAAAAAGGGCTGCTGACTCTTGATGTGGTTCGAGTCGAGTCCATACAATCCCGAATCAAGAACGTCGTCTCTGGCCGCGTAGAATCATCACAAGCCCGTGTTCCTATCAGTTCGGGCATCCAGCTTCAGACATTAAACTACATTGTCATAGTAACATTAGGCATTCGGAACTTAACTGTGATCGTGGACACAGGAAGCGACCTCTCTTGGGTGCAATGCCAGCCCTGTAGGCTGTGCTACACTCAACCGGAGCCCCTCTTCAACCCGTTGGTGTCACCCTCATACAGATCGGTGCAGTGCAACTCGCAACCCTGCCATACTCTGCAGTCCAACACAGGAAACTCAGGGTTATGTGGCAACAATGCACCTAAGTGCAACTATGCAGTAACGTATGGCGATGGATCATACACCCGGGGGGAGCTAGGCAGAGACCGGCTCACTCTTGGAATGACTCCAGTCGAGAATTTTGTGTTTGGATGTGGAAGAAACAACAGAGGTTTATTTGGTGCAGCTTCTGGCCTGTTGGGACTAGGCAGGAATGATCTCTCACTCATTTCTCAAACTAGTGATGTATTTGGTGGAGTTTTCTCCTACTGTTTGCCCAATTCGGATTCTGGAACATCGGGTTCGCTAATACTAGGAAACGATACATTGGTTTTCAAAAACACAACACCTGTTTCTTACACAAGGCTCATTCCGAATCCTCAGCTGTACAGCTTCTACATTCTGAACATGACAGGAGCTAGTGTGGGAGGGGTGCCTCTGCAGTCCCCAAGTTTTGGGGGAAACGGGGTCTTGATCGACTCAGGGACCGTGATCACGAGGCTGCCCCCATCTGTGTACACATGTGTGAAGGCTGAGTTCTTGAGACAGTTCACTGGGTACCCCTCAGCACCGAGCTTTTCAATTCTCGACACCTGCTTCAACCTGTCAGCATATGACGAGGTCAACATACCTACACTTAAGATGCAGTTCGAAGGAGATGCAGAGATTAGTGTGGATGTAACTGGGATGTTTTACTTCGCTAAGAGGGACGCATCTCAGGTGTGCTTGGCGCTTGCAAGCCTCGCCTATGAAGACCAGATTGGGATCATAGGAAACTATCAGCAGAGGAACACAAGAGTCGTATATGATACCAAGCAGATGCAAGTTGGATTTGCGAAGGAAGTTTGCAGTTTCAGTTAAGACACAGAAATGAGTGATGATTTGTAATTGTGATTCAGGAAATTCATTGGCAAAGCCAATTGAATATGAACACATACAGCTAAAAAGGTTTGATTTCCTAGATTTGATTCAGCAATTTGAATTTGTTGTATGAGTGGTATAttgattcataatcatattgcattatcaaaaccaatagaaaatatcttgttgcataactgaaactcattcaacacttgtataatcaaagaagcaatttcgggtgcagtgtgtggagtttcaaattctctaaaacctattaaacgcttgttcaaagtccaactattgtccacaaagtgaaccataatgcccatgtatgaatgacggttaaaacaatccatccacacatctgagcaaatgttcaccctgTGGCCCAAGTTAACTGAATAACGagataattctacctttttctccaagcattgccgaacggtagatcgttgcacggtcattctacctattcttttgattgctacattcaaaccactttgcatagtaacctcaaattttttgtcatcaaaAACGTTAAAGGGCAAATGCTTCatagccgcccatctagtcattgtatcatcaaaattctttttctcatatttaaacagaggcgtacctgacgaacccgacccggcgggttggaagtttagttggctttgggtagaggtagtgccgcattctaccggatgctttgccaccaaatggcgacggagggtgccatatccaccaccggcggaccatttgtacactttattGCAATAGTTGCAGAAAACATGAAAATCcgaagtctcttcttgagagttcggatcgtgaggacttggaatcaccaccgggaccttcttgtagtgtttgacaaaaatgtccgatttcaaagcttttgccgtgttagcgggtggagggggaggcatctcctcatttccgctgatgctagacggaatacgagaatgcgatctatcctcgttgttgtccgagtccgacgatatagtaacgtcgaactcctcatcttgttgggaacgacctcccatacccccaccttgttgcatttcagcaagtagcatggcggtcctatgatcttcttccatctacaaatattatatacgtagaagttaaaa
This window of the Salvia splendens isolate huo1 unplaced genomic scaffold, SspV2 ctg882, whole genome shotgun sequence genome carries:
- the LOC121791717 gene encoding aspartyl protease family protein At5g10770-like isoform X1, whose product is MVLLLILVAFSCFNGVFSLGRKELLSLKRLTTTPAPARFSHTPKDGATILEMKHIKHIQKGLLTLDVVRVESIQSRIKNVVSGRVESSQARVPISSGIQLQTLNYIVIVTLGIRNLTVIVDTGSDLSWVQCQPCRLCYTQPEPLFNPLVSPSYRSVQCNSQPCHTLQSNTGNSGLCGNNAPKCNYAVTYGDGSYTRGELGRDRLTLGMTPVENFVFGCGRNNRGLFGAASGLLGLGRNDLSLISQTSDVFGGVFSYCLPNSDSGTSGSLILGNDTLVFKNTTPVSYTRLIPNPQLYSFYILNMTGASVGGVPLQSPSFGGNGVLIDSGTVITRLPPSVYTCVKAEFLRQFTGYPSAPSFSILDTCFNLSAYDEVNIPTLKMQFEGDAEISVDVTGMFYFAKRDASQVCLALASLAYEDQIGIIGNYQQRNTRVVYDTKQMQVGFAKEVCSFS
- the LOC121791717 gene encoding aspartyl protease family protein At5g10770-like isoform X2, coding for MKHIKHIQKGLLTLDVVRVESIQSRIKNVVSGRVESSQARVPISSGIQLQTLNYIVIVTLGIRNLTVIVDTGSDLSWVQCQPCRLCYTQPEPLFNPLVSPSYRSVQCNSQPCHTLQSNTGNSGLCGNNAPKCNYAVTYGDGSYTRGELGRDRLTLGMTPVENFVFGCGRNNRGLFGAASGLLGLGRNDLSLISQTSDVFGGVFSYCLPNSDSGTSGSLILGNDTLVFKNTTPVSYTRLIPNPQLYSFYILNMTGASVGGVPLQSPSFGGNGVLIDSGTVITRLPPSVYTCVKAEFLRQFTGYPSAPSFSILDTCFNLSAYDEVNIPTLKMQFEGDAEISVDVTGMFYFAKRDASQVCLALASLAYEDQIGIIGNYQQRNTRVVYDTKQMQVGFAKEVCSFS